The nucleotide sequence CAGTGAAGGTGCCGCCTCGTACTACAGGCGGATGCATGCTTGCTGCGACCGCCTGACTCGTTCAAGGTTTCTCGGCGGCCTGGGCGCGGCGTTTACCCTCGCCGGCTGTTCGAGCGGATCCAACGCCGTCATGCCGTTGGTGCCCTCGAGCGAAGTCACGGTATTGACCAACGGCAATATTATCACGCTCGGAACACCGATGCGCGCGGGCGCCGTAGCGATACGCGGCGGACGCATCTTGGCGACCGCGGCCAGCGCGGGAACGCTCGAGAAGAAGTATCCCGGCGCGCATCTTTACGACTTGGGCGGCGCGACGCTGGCCCCGGGGTTTATCGAGGCCCACGCGCACATCTCGCAAACGTTACTGGACTTGGTTTCAGCCAATCTGTCGGACGTTCGTACGCTCGACGAGCTGCACGCCCGCTTGACCAACCTGGTCGCGTCGCCGAACGGACGGCACGGTTGGGTGTACGCCCAGGGCGTGGACGAGTCGCTGCTTCATCCCCATTTCCGTCCGCCGACCCTCGGCTTTCTCGATAGCATCTCGACGACGAACCCCATTTTCATTGAAGACAGCACGGGCCATCTCTACTACGTCAATACCGCCGCGCTCGACTTCGTCAGGCGGCACACGCACGGTGCGGTGGGTCCCGGAACGACGTTCCCCGGCGGCGGACTCATCGGCGACGACGGCAACGGTGTCAAAGGGATCATCTACGAGTTTGCCACCGGTCCGTATTTGAAATACGTCAAGGACCCGACGCAGCAGGAACTCCAAAACACCATTTACGCGCTGTTAAAAAAGGCGCAGCGCAACGGCATCACGACCTGGCACGATCCGGCGGCGGGACTCTTCAGCGGGCACGTTGCCGACGACCTCAACGGGATCTACGAGCCGCTGGCTGCCAACCCGCAGACGCCGGTGCGCGTGATGAGTTCGCTCATTCTCACCGATACGGCGCAAAACAGCCCGCAACTGTTTTCCCATTCGCGGTCGCACCCGGGCGACGGTTTTTTCTACGGCAGCAGCGGCGCGCTCTGGGTGCCCGCGCTCAAGATCTGGGTCGACGGTACGCCGCAAGGCGAAACCGCGAACGTGACCGAGCCGTACCTCAGTCATCCGCCGACGACGGGGTTCTCCAACGGCCGGCTCGATTGGCGGCAACACGAGCTGGAGCACTGGCTGAAGCTGGCGCACGGCCACGGTTGGAGCGTGCTCATGCACACCAACGGCGATGCGGCGATCGACGTCGCGCTCGAGGCCGTCAAGCACGCGTACGGGCCGAAGGTGCCCGACGGATTCCGCGTGCGCTTCGAGCACTTGACCATTTCGCGCAGCGATCAGCTCGACACCATGAGGTCGATGGGGATTACGCCGACGTTTCTCAACAATCACACGTATATTTGGGGCGACGCGTTCGCGCAGCGCATCATCGGTCCGGCGCGGGCGGCTCGCTTGGATGCGGCGGGTGACTGCGTGCGCCGCAACATGATGTTCTCGTTCCACTGCGATTACGGCGTGTCGCAGCCCGAACCGCTGCGCTACATGCAGACGGCGGTCACGCGGAAAACGCGCAGCGGCACGACGATCGGTTACGATCAGAGGATCTCGCCGCTGGAAGCGCTGAAAGGATGCACGATCTATCCGGCAACGCAGCTCGGCTTTGCGGATCGCATCGGTTCCATCGAAGCCGGGAAAGACGCCGACTTCGTCGAGCTGGCGCACGACCCGCTGACGACCGCGCCCGAAAGCATCGCCGGCATCCCGGTGCTCGCCACGTGGCGGCAAGGAGCGCGCATCTCTGCTTAAGGTGGTTTTCGCACAAGTGCTGCTTGCGGTATGGCCGTTCGCCTCGGCCGCTCCGCCGACGCCGCCGCCGGTGCAAACGCCCGGTTCGAACGTCACGATTAGCACGTGTCACGCGCAACTCGATCCGCCACCGCTGCGCATCGCGTACGTGAACACGGCAAAGGCCGCGGCGACCGAGGTCGATTTCGAGGTTGACACGACCGCGGGGCCGATTCAATCCGTATCGGATCGCGGGTCGTTCGAGAGCGGAAAGCCGATCAATCACGTCTTCGCGCTTCCGGCCGGCGTGTCGCCGCTGGGGCTGAGCTCGGCTCGCTGCGTCGTTACCAAAGTGATTTACGCGGACGGTACCGCTTGGAAGAACCCCGGGCCGCCATAAGCGGAACGCGAGGCGCTTAGTTCGAAGGTCCCGTCAATGGGGCGTGGCGCCTGGAAGAACGGTTGGACTTCCAATGCGACGCTGACGATTCTGCTGTCAATCGTCGGCGCCGTAACAATTGCCGCGATGGTGACGGTCTACGTGCCGCACGCAACGTACGGCATGCAATTAGCCTGGCGCAACAACGGGTTCGGCGAACGAAATCTGGCGGTGACGTCGGTCCAGCGCGGCTCCGCGGCGGCGCGCGCGGGCTTGCAGCCCGGTGACGAGATTTTCGCCTTCGCCTCTCCCGCGGATCGCCTCGCCCTGGCGCTGCAGTCAAACCTAGGTACCGGCTGGTACCTCGCCGTCGGGCAACCCGCGTCGTTCTCAGTCGAGAACGCGTCGGGGCAGCGTCAGGTTGAGCTGCGCGC is from Candidatus Baltobacteraceae bacterium and encodes:
- a CDS encoding amidohydrolase; the protein is MHACCDRLTRSRFLGGLGAAFTLAGCSSGSNAVMPLVPSSEVTVLTNGNIITLGTPMRAGAVAIRGGRILATAASAGTLEKKYPGAHLYDLGGATLAPGFIEAHAHISQTLLDLVSANLSDVRTLDELHARLTNLVASPNGRHGWVYAQGVDESLLHPHFRPPTLGFLDSISTTNPIFIEDSTGHLYYVNTAALDFVRRHTHGAVGPGTTFPGGGLIGDDGNGVKGIIYEFATGPYLKYVKDPTQQELQNTIYALLKKAQRNGITTWHDPAAGLFSGHVADDLNGIYEPLAANPQTPVRVMSSLILTDTAQNSPQLFSHSRSHPGDGFFYGSSGALWVPALKIWVDGTPQGETANVTEPYLSHPPTTGFSNGRLDWRQHELEHWLKLAHGHGWSVLMHTNGDAAIDVALEAVKHAYGPKVPDGFRVRFEHLTISRSDQLDTMRSMGITPTFLNNHTYIWGDAFAQRIIGPARAARLDAAGDCVRRNMMFSFHCDYGVSQPEPLRYMQTAVTRKTRSGTTIGYDQRISPLEALKGCTIYPATQLGFADRIGSIEAGKDADFVELAHDPLTTAPESIAGIPVLATWRQGARISA